One window of Thermocoleostomius sinensis A174 genomic DNA carries:
- a CDS encoding MGH1-like glycoside hydrolase domain-containing protein encodes MTTAEERRLTEDRNRTAYWRRWGPYLSERQWGTVREDYSPDGSAWDYFPHDHARSRAYRWGEDGIGGISDNHQRLCFAIALWNGEDPILKERLFGLTGPQGNHGEDVKEYYFYLDNTPSHAYMKYLYKYPQQEFPYEQLIQANQQRGYFDPEFELIDTGIFNNSRYFDVFVEYAKNTDEDILIQISVANRSAETKTLHLLPTLWFRNTWSWDESSEKPNLRQVELQGTTHVIQASHPTLGDRWLYCQSPKALLFTENETNLERLFGTSNSSAYVKDGINNYIIHGQTNAVNPDQTGTKVSAYYQLTLEPEETQIVWLRLADTAKLSNPFQTEFETVFNQRKQEADEFYQRFTPDQSSVDACNIQRQAFAGLLWTKQFYHYVIEDWLKGDPTQPLPNRSYARNAEWIHLFNDDILSMPDKWEFPWFAAWDLAFHMIPFAAIDPDFAKRQLDRLTREWYMHPNGQIPAYEWHFSDVNPPVHAWAVWRVYQIEQEMYGRADTEFLERVFQKLLLNFTWWVNRKDNNGNNVFQGGFLGLDNIGIFDRSAELPTGGYLEQADATSWMGMYCLNLLAIALELAKTNPVYEDIASKFFEHFLYIADAINHMGDTNIPLWDDVDQFFYDVLHSPQDEYHYLRVRSMVGLVPLFAVTVLEPQVLDQFPDFKRRFEWFIHNRPQLQRHIASMEQPGKDSRRLLAIVNPERLKLILQRLLDEEEFLSPYGIRSLSKAHADAPYTFNVDGQTHQVAYEPAESTSGMFGGNSNWRGPIWFPVNYLLIESLQHFHSYLGDHFKVECPTGSGQWMNLSEVAIELSQRLIRIFRCNQEHNQPGNRPVHGGQALFQSDPHWRSLILFYEYFHGDNGSGLGANHQTGWTGLVASLIQQCGTDNQLAQANRSKSLLKTAF; translated from the coding sequence ATGACAACCGCAGAAGAACGTAGACTCACCGAAGATCGTAACCGCACCGCATACTGGCGCAGATGGGGCCCCTACTTGAGCGAACGCCAATGGGGAACGGTGCGCGAAGATTATAGCCCTGATGGCAGCGCCTGGGATTACTTTCCCCACGATCATGCTCGATCGCGGGCTTATCGCTGGGGCGAAGACGGTATTGGTGGCATTTCTGATAATCATCAGCGGTTATGTTTTGCGATTGCGTTGTGGAACGGTGAAGATCCAATTTTGAAAGAACGGCTATTTGGGTTAACTGGACCGCAAGGAAATCATGGTGAAGATGTTAAGGAATACTATTTTTACCTTGACAATACTCCCAGTCATGCCTACATGAAATACCTTTATAAATATCCTCAACAAGAATTTCCCTATGAGCAGTTGATTCAAGCCAATCAACAGCGGGGATACTTTGATCCAGAGTTTGAATTAATTGATACAGGGATTTTCAATAATAGTCGCTACTTCGATGTTTTCGTTGAATATGCAAAAAATACAGACGAAGACATCTTGATTCAAATCTCTGTCGCTAACCGATCGGCAGAAACTAAAACACTGCATTTGCTACCAACTCTGTGGTTTCGCAATACCTGGTCTTGGGATGAGTCAAGTGAAAAACCAAACCTGCGACAAGTAGAATTACAAGGCACTACTCATGTAATCCAAGCATCGCATCCTACCTTGGGCGATCGATGGCTCTATTGTCAATCTCCTAAAGCCTTGTTGTTCACTGAGAATGAAACTAATCTAGAACGCCTGTTCGGAACATCAAATTCTTCGGCATATGTCAAAGATGGCATCAACAATTACATCATTCACGGGCAAACAAATGCCGTAAATCCAGATCAAACTGGAACCAAAGTATCCGCCTACTATCAACTAACACTGGAACCTGAAGAAACTCAAATTGTTTGGCTGCGGCTGGCTGATACTGCCAAGCTTTCAAACCCCTTCCAGACGGAATTTGAAACCGTGTTTAACCAGCGCAAACAAGAAGCTGACGAATTCTATCAGCGCTTCACTCCGGATCAGAGTTCTGTAGATGCCTGCAATATTCAGCGACAGGCCTTTGCCGGTTTGCTATGGACAAAACAGTTCTATCATTACGTGATTGAAGACTGGCTGAAAGGTGATCCTACTCAACCCCTGCCCAACCGCTCCTATGCCCGCAATGCTGAATGGATTCATTTATTTAACGATGATATTTTATCGATGCCGGATAAGTGGGAGTTTCCGTGGTTTGCGGCTTGGGATCTGGCATTTCATATGATCCCGTTTGCAGCGATCGATCCTGACTTTGCCAAGCGACAACTCGATCGATTAACGCGGGAATGGTACATGCATCCCAACGGGCAGATTCCAGCTTACGAATGGCACTTCAGTGATGTCAATCCTCCGGTTCATGCTTGGGCTGTTTGGCGGGTTTACCAAATTGAGCAAGAGATGTATGGACGGGCCGACACAGAGTTTTTAGAGCGCGTCTTTCAGAAATTACTACTCAACTTTACCTGGTGGGTGAATCGCAAAGACAACAACGGCAATAATGTTTTCCAAGGCGGATTCCTAGGATTGGATAATATTGGTATTTTTGATCGCAGTGCCGAATTGCCAACAGGTGGATATTTAGAGCAAGCAGATGCCACTAGTTGGATGGGAATGTATTGCTTAAATTTATTGGCGATTGCGCTGGAATTGGCCAAAACTAACCCCGTCTACGAAGACATTGCTAGCAAGTTCTTTGAGCATTTCCTCTATATTGCCGATGCTATTAACCACATGGGTGACACAAATATTCCTTTGTGGGATGATGTCGATCAATTTTTCTATGATGTATTGCATTCACCTCAGGATGAATACCACTATCTGAGAGTGCGATCGATGGTAGGATTAGTGCCTCTGTTTGCCGTTACCGTTTTAGAGCCACAAGTGTTAGACCAATTTCCCGATTTCAAACGCCGCTTTGAATGGTTTATTCACAATCGCCCTCAACTACAGCGCCACATTGCCTCAATGGAGCAACCAGGCAAAGACTCGCGGCGATTGTTAGCAATCGTCAATCCGGAACGGCTGAAACTGATTTTGCAGCGATTGTTAGATGAAGAAGAGTTTTTGAGTCCGTATGGAATTCGATCATTATCTAAAGCTCATGCGGATGCTCCCTACACCTTCAATGTAGACGGACAAACGCATCAAGTGGCCTATGAACCTGCGGAATCCACCAGTGGTATGTTTGGCGGTAATTCCAACTGGCGTGGACCAATTTGGTTTCCAGTGAACTACTTGCTGATTGAATCTCTGCAACACTTCCATAGCTATTTAGGCGACCACTTCAAAGTGGAATGTCCTACCGGATCGGGACAGTGGATGAATTTATCTGAAGTGGCGATCGAGCTTTCTCAACGCCTGATTCGCATTTTTCGGTGTAACCAGGAACACAATCAGCCAGGTAATCGCCCTGTTCATGGAGGTCAAGCACTGTTTCAATCTGATCCTCATTGGCGATCGTTAATTCTCTTCTACGAATACTTTCATGGCGATAATGGTTCAGGGCTGGGAGCTAATCACCAAACGGGTTGGACAGGGCTAGTGGCGAGCTTAATTCAACAGTGCGGCACAGATAATCAACTAGCACAAGCGAACCGTTCTAAATCGCTACTCAAAACTGCCTTCTGA